From the genome of Blautia hydrogenotrophica DSM 10507:
GACCGGAGCCATCTCCACCTGCCAGTTTTTGAACTTCATCGGCAGAGACCAGATTAAAGTCTCCCTCTATAGAATGTTTCAAGCAGGATGCCGCTGCTGCGAAATCGACTGCTTCCTGAGAAGAACAACCGTTTAAGAGTGCACAGATGAGGCCGGCACCGAAGCTGTCGCCGCCTCCCACACGGTCTACGATGTGCATCTGGTATTTTTTGCTGAAGCAGAAGCGTTCTGCGTCATATAACATCGCGGACCAGTTATTGTCGCTGGCCGAAAGTGATTCTCTAAGGGTGATGGCGACCCTGGAGAAATGGAATCGCTCCATGAGCTGCCTTGCCACATCCTTGTATCCCTCCCGGGAAACCGCACCTTTTGAGACATCTGTGTCTGCTGCCCGGATTTCGAAGACATCGGCGGCGTCCTCCTCATTGGCGATGCAGACATCCACATATTGGCAGAGCTCCCCCATAATTTGACGGGCTTTTTCCTTTGACCATAATTTGTTCCTGTAATTTAGGTCACAGGAGATGGTCACGCCAGCTTCTTTGGCTGCTTTGCAGGCATCCAGGCAGGTAGCGGCAGCGCTGTCGCTCAAAGCAGGAGTGATTCCGGTAAAATGAAACCAATCTGCGTCGTGAAAAATTTCTTCCCAGTCGAAATCAGAGGAAGTGGCTGTGGAGATGGAAGAATTCGCTCGGTCATAGATCACCTTAGAGGGGCGTTGGGAGGCCCCTTTTTCTAAAAAATAGATTCCAATCCGATCACCGCCGCGGACGATATGGGTGGTATCTACTCCATATTTTCTCAAGGAGTTGACGGCCGCCTGCCCAATTTCATGATTCGGAAGCTTAGTGACGAATCTAGCATCAAAACCATAGTTGGCAAGAGAGACGGCCACATTCGCCTCACCTCCGCCGTAAGTAGCGCCAAAGGAGTCGGCTTGAATGAAACGGTGATAGCCTTCAGGAGCCAGGCGTAACATTATTTCTCCAAATGTAATGATTTTTTTCTTCATGTTAGTTACCTCTGCTTTCTTTTACGATTTCTATAGCTTCTTTTGTGAGAGCCTTGATTTTATCAAAGTTACCTGCCTGAATCAGATCATTTTTGACCATCCAGCTGCCGCCGCATGCTAGCACCCGGTCATATGTAAGATATTCTTTTACGTTTTGAGCATTGATTCCTCCGGTCGGCATAAACTTCATTCCCACGTAGGGAGCGGCGATGGCTTTGATGTAGGCGAGCCCGCCAGCTTGCTGAGCGGGAAAAAATTTTACCACATCCAAGTCATGCTCTATGGCTTGTTCCACATCGCTAGGAGTGGAGCAGCCAGGGATGATCGGTATGTTCTTTTTAGCACAGTGGCAGATGATTTTCGAGTTCAAACCAGGACTGACGATAAATTTTGCGCCGGCTAAGACGGCGCGGTCTACCTGTTCAGTCGTCAGGACAGTACCTGCTCCGATGAGCATATGTGGGAATTCTTTTGCCAGAATCCGTATGGAATCTTCAGCGGCATCGGTACGAAAGGTGATCTCCGCACAGGGCAGTCCGCCATCGCAAAGAGCCTGCGCCAGTGGTATGGCGTCCTTTGCGTTATCCAGCACGACCACAGGAACGATTCCAAATTCCTTGATTTTTTCCAGTAGTTGATTCATGAAATACCTCCTCTTATAGTTTTATAATATGAAACAAATATTTGAAAATGCGATTGGGTATATTATAAGTATATTTGATAAAAATGAAAAGTCAATGGGAAATATGTTGAAAATAAAGGAAATAATTTGTATATAAATGATATTTTGTGGAATTAAAAAGGAAAAATATGGTTTCATAATATGGAATAATAAAGAAAAAATGACAAAGAAAGGAAGATTTTATTGCGAGAATCTCTGAAGACGAAATTCAGCACACGCCAATATATGCTCTCAGAGGACTTTGAAATTTACTATTACAGCGACCGGTGTGTAAAGAAGATTGAAAATCATACACATTCTTACTGTGAATTTTATCTCTTTTTGGAGGGAAAGGTCTCCATGGTGATAGAAGGGGAACCCATTTCACTGAAAAAAGGAGATGTGGTGGTGATTCCTCCCGGTGTATCCCATTACGCGAGGGTGGAAGAGCCTAAGGAAACGTACAGTCGTTTTGTGTTTTGGGTAGGATCTAGCTATCTAAAAAGCCTGATAGACCAATCGCTGTCCTACGGCTATCTGGTGCGTCAGGCGACAGAGAATAAAAAATACAGATTCCACAACGATGTGATAGCATTTCACGGAATTCAGTCCAAGGTATTTCGGTTGATAGAAGAACTGCATTCAGAGAGATTTGGAAAAGAGGAGCAGGTTACCATCTGTGTCAGAGATTTGCTGCTGATTTTAAATAGATTGGGCAGTGAGACGGAAAATCCCAAACGGAGGCGGGAAGGGGAGAGCCTGTACCAAAATCTTTTGTGGTATATTGAAGAGCATCTAGGAGAGGAGCTGTCTCTAGAAAAGCTTGCCTCTGTCTTCTTTCTCAGCAAATATCACATCGCACATGTTTTTAAGGAAAATACAGGGGTGTCCGTCTGCCAGTACATTTTGAAGAAACGGCTGTTGGCTTGTAAAGAGGCGATGGCAGGGGAGGAGAATCTTACGCAGCTGTGCCGGCGTCTGGGATTTCAGGACTATTCCTGTTTTTACCGAGCATTCCGGAGAGAATTTGGCATGTCGCCAAGAGAGTACCGGGAAACGATGCAGCGGACAGAGTAGTTATCACTCAACCCTCATGTCGCCTGTCGGCGGCGCCTCCCCAAAGGTATAAGCTGCGGATTGCTCCGTGCGTTGCACTTCCGCAATCCTGACAGGTATTCGCGCTCCGGCGTATATGTCTGAGTGTTCATACCTGTTGCCCTGTCCAATGTCTGTGCGTCCTGGCAAGCTTGCTTGCCAGAATGCACAGCCGCTGTCCGGGAGCTATAAGCAGCGGATTGCTCCGTGCGTTGCACTCCCGCAATCCTGACAGGTATTCACACTGCGACGCATACGCCTGCGTGTTCATACCTGTTGCCCCGTCCAATGTCTGTACGTCCTGGCAAACTTGCTTGCCAGAATGCACAGCCGCTGTCCGGGAGCTTATACAGTATCTTAGCAAGAATCATAAAAATGACAGCAATATGAAAATTGACGCAGGAAATGTTTTTACGTATGATGGGTTATATATGAGGAACGGAAATTTCACATCGAGAAAGGAGAATGGCTGTGAGAGAATGTACGAGCGGGAGAGTGACAATACCGACAGATGTGGACGTGGTGAAAGAGACTTTGGAATTGGTGAAACGCTGGGGAGCGGACGCGATTCGTGACTGTGACGGCACAGATTACCCGGAAGAATTGAAAAATGTGAATGCAAAGGTGTATTCCACTTATTACACCACGAGAAAAGACAATGCATGGGCAAAGGCGAACCCGGATGAGATTCAGCAGATGTACATTATGACTCCTTTTTACACAGCAGTGGGGGGTGAGCTGAGAATACACTTGATGAATCATCTCTATCCGGATATGCTGAAGGTGAACGACCGGGATGATATCACAAGATGGTGGGAAGTCATCGACCGGACGACAGGAGAGGTGCTTCCTGTCAGTCAGTGGCGTTATGATTCAGCCAGCGGGGATGTGGTGATCGGCGGCGCGAAAGAGTTCCATGACTATACGGTGAGCTTTTTGGCGTACATTATGTGGGACCCGGTGCACATGTACAACGCTGTGACCAACGGTTGGACCAATTTTGAAAAACAGATCACCTTTGATGTGCGTCAGCCAAAGACTCATGCATATTCTATGGAGAGACTCAGAAAATATATTGAGGACAACCCACATGTGGACGTGCTTCGGTTTACCACATTTTTCCATCAATTTACGCTGATTTTTGATGAGCTGGCCCGTGAGAAATATGTGGACTGGTATGGTTATTCGGCATCTGTGAGCCCTTATATTCTGGAGCAGTTTGAGAAGGAAGTAGGGTATAAATTCCGTCCGGAATTTATCATCGATCAGGGTTATATGAACAATACGTACCGGATTCCTTCCAAGGAATTTCAGGATTTCCAGGCATTTCAGAGGAGAGAGGTCGCAAAGCTGGCTAAGGAGATGGTGGATATCACCCACGAGTGCAAGAAAGAGGCGATGATGTTCCTGGGAGACCACTGGATTGGAATGGAGCCTTTCATGGACGAGTTCAAGGAGATCGGTCTGGACGCCGTTGTGGGCAGCGTGGGAAATGGCTGTACCCTGCGGCTGATCAGCGACATTGAAGGAGTGAAGTATACAGAGGGAAGATTCCTGCCTTACTTCTTCCCGGATACCTTCCATGAGGGCGGAGATCCGGTAAAGGAGGCAAAGGTAAACTGGGTGACTGCCAGAAGGGCAATCCTTCGAAAACCCATTGACCGTATCGGATACGGCGGATATCTGAAGCTGGCGATGGAATTTCCGGAGTTTATCGACTATGTGGAGAGCGTATGCAAAGAGTTCCGAACACTGTATGAGAATATCAAGGGAACGACGCCGTACTGCATTAAGAAGGTGGCAGTCTTAAACTGCTGGGGAAAAATGCGTGCCTGGGGAAACCATATGGTTCATCACGCAATCTATTACAAACAGAATTACTCCTATGCAGGTGTGATCGAGGCGCTGAGTGGGGCACCTTTCGACGTGAAGTTTATCAGCTTTGACGATATCCGGGAAAATCCGGAGATTTTGGATGATATTGACGTGATTTTGAACGTGGGCGACGCGGACACAGCATATACGGGCGGTGAAAACTGGACGGACGAGAGGATTATCACAGCGGTTAAGCGGTTCGTGTATAACGGCGGAGGCTTTATCGGTGTAGGAGAGCCTGCTGCGCATCAGTATGAGGGTCACTTCTTCCAGCTTGCGACTATTATGGGTGTGGAGGAGGAAAACGGCTTCACACTGAATATGGATAAATATAACTGGGAGGAGCACGAGCACTTTATCACTGAGGACTGCAAGGGCGAGATTGATTTCGGCGAAGGAAAGAAAAACGTCTATGCCTACGAAGGGACGATGATCTTAAAGCAGAAAGACAAAGAGGTGCAGCTTGCGGTTAATGAGTTTGGAAAAGGACGCTGCGTCTACATCAGCGGACTTCCTTACAGTTTTGAGAATAGCCGGCTTTTGTACCGGTCCATTATCTGGTCATCACATGATGAGAAAGATCTGCATAAGTGGTTCAGCAGCAACTACAATGTGGAAGTACACGCCTATGTGAAAAACGGAAAGTACTGTGTGGTAAACAATACCTATGAACCCCAGAGTACGACTGTCTATAAAGGTGACGGCAGTAGCTTTGAGCTGGATTTAGATGCCAATGAGATTATATGGTATGAGATTTAGTTGAGAAAAAGGACACCGGAGATATCTCCTGGTGTCCTTTTGGCAGATATTTTTTTAGTTTTCAGACAGATGTTTCGGCATTTTGTTGCCGGTATTGAAGGGGAGTCATTCCATAATATTTGCGGAAGCTCTGAGTAAAGTAAGACTGGGAAGAGAAACCGGTAGATGAAGCAATATCGGAAACAGAGTGATCGGTATCTCTTAACAGAGTACAGGCGATTTTTAGCCGGCGTCGGTTTAAATACTGTATGGGTGAGAGGCCAGCGTATTTTGCAAAGGAATGAGCCATATAGTATTTATTCATATGGGTTAGACTAGTCAGGGTGTCTAACGTAATGCGCTCAGTGTAATTAGTGTCCAGATATTCCTTGATTTGCGCACATTCTTTCGTCATACGCTCAGAATTGATTGAGATGGGAATCAAGCGCTGGGAGCGGATGATTCTCAAAATCAGGATTTCTAACAAATTTTGGCAGATGATTTCGGACCCATAGTCATCGTTGCGCATCTCGTAGAGCATTTGGGCGAATATGTCAGAGACTGAGGATTGGTCTCGAAAATTGCAGAATGCCTGAATACCAGTCTGCCCGTTCTCAGCTAGGAATGAAATTTTATCAATACCGATTACATAATATTCCAAAGATTTACCTTTGACAGACTGCTCAGTGTGTTCCAGATAAGGTGGGATGATTACCAAGTCTCCAGTTTTAATATGGTGAGTTTCATTGCGAAACAGAAATTTTCCTTCTCCACTGACAACGTAAAAAAGTTCAGTGAAATGATGGGTGTGAAATACGCTATTCCAATCTTTGTCATCCTTAACTAAGGAGATGGATAAAAGCCGTGTGTTTAGTTTGGGGATATCGGTATCTTTGATGGAGTAATGACGATAGCTCATGTATACCTCCTTAAAACAGTTAGATAAAAGATATTAACTATTATTATAGTATAGATTTATTGAAAAAGACAATACATATGTACAAATAATAGAAGTATTTCTCTGAGAGGTTGGGAATCGTGGTTTTGGTGTTTCTAAAATGAGGAGAAGGTAACTTTTGTCTGCGGTAAATGTCATGTTTCAGGTTAAAAAAACAAAGTTAGTAAAAAATGTGTTGGATATGAGAGAATTACTAAGCCAAGAATATATACATCTGCGGAGGGAAAATAACTAAAAAATTTGTGTATAATGTATAAGGGGTGAAGATGATTCATGGGAAAGTATCAAACATTATTGCCGAAAAATGTTTTAAAATATAAAATATTTCCGATAAAATAGCAAGATATATAAAAGAAAAGCCAATATCCGTGTGGAAAACTGATTAGAAATGATTTATGATGAATGTATCAAAGAACAGGAGGAAAATATATGAAGAGGAGAGTTGTTAAGAGATTGCTTGCTTTATCTCTCGTATCTGCAATGACAGTTACCGGTTTGGCAGCATGCGGCGGCGGCGACAGCAGCAGCGGCAGCGGTGATACCGGCAGTGAGGCGGATGGCAGCGGCGATGGACAGGTTTTGAAGGTTGCAGCTTTCGAGGGAGGAAATGGAACGCAGATTTGGGAAGATATTAAGACTGCCTTTGAGGAAGAAAATGAGGGAGTTACCGTTGAGTTGGAAATGTCTTCTCAGCTGGACCAGGATTTGACAAAAGAGATCCGAAATGGGGAAGTTCCAGACGTTGTATATTATAACCTGGGACAGGAGAGCGGCTTTACTGAGACAATGCTGAAAGAAAAAGCAGTGGCCGATATCTCGGACGTATTTGATGATGAGTTGAAAGGAAAACTGATTGATGGTATTTTAGAAGGCACAGATGCTCAGCCATATGGGGACGGAAGCATTTACCTTGCACCGATTTTCTATACGCCAACTGGTTTTTGGTATAATAAGAATTTGATTGGCGAGGGCAAGAAATATGAACTCCCCACTACTTGGGACGAGTTCTTTGCTCTGGGAGATCAGGCGAAGGAAGACGGAATTGCGCTGTTTACATTCCCGCAGTCTGGCTATTTTGATGCTACCATGTATTCCATGTTAGAGCAGGCAGGCGGAATTGATTTCTACAATGCAGCTCTTACTTATGATGAGAATACCTGGACTTCCGACGAAGGAAGAAAGGTGTTGGATACGCTTGGAAAATTGGTGACTCCGGATTATACACAGGCGGACACCGTTGCAAATGCAAATGCTGACGGTGGATTTAAGATTAATCAGCAAAATGTCATTGACGGAAAAGCTTTGTTTATGCCGAACGGTAACTGGGTAATCGGAGAGATGGCAGCTTCCACACCGGATGATTATGAGTGGGGTATGATGCCGGCGCCGAAGTGGGAAGGAGACACCACACAGGCTGTCTATACGTTCACTGAGCAGATGTGGATTCCGGCTGATGCGGAAAATATAGATTTGGCAAAAGAGTTTGTGAAATTTATGTATTCTGATACAGTAGTTGATATTCTGCTGAACAATACGACGACAAATAAGGAGACTGGCGAGACGACTGCAGCGCCGATTGTGGCTCCTGTAAAAGGTGCGGCTGAGAAATTGCCAGAAGGAACAACAAAAGACTGCTATGAAGCATCTACGGCAGACGATGTGGTTGCAGTTACTGGAAAATGGGCAACTACTCAGCCAATCGAAGGACTGGATATGAAGAAAGCAGTTTACAGCCCTGTTGAATCCATCAATACTGGAGAGATGACGGTTGACGACTGGCAGAAACAGTTGGTGGAGACCTGGGAGAAATGTGCGGCTGCACTGGAGTAGGCAGACAGTTATAATCAGTGGGCGCAGAAAACGGTGAGTTATCATAACTCACCGTTTTTAAAAGAAAGGGGAAAACCAATGAATAGAAAACGGTCACAGGGAAGATTTGTTTTTGGGTGTGTAGCTCCAGCAGTGATCTTAGTAATACTGTTTATGTTCATTCCGACGGTCAACGTATTCCGTATGTCTTTGTTTCGAATGGGAGGTATTACAAACAAAAAAGAATTTGTGGGGATGCAGAATTTTAAAACTCTGCTGGGAGACAGAAATTTCCTGGAGGCAATGCAAAACTCCATTGTTATCATCGTAATGGTGACAATTTGTACAATTTTCCTGGCTGTACTTTTTGCGGCACTATTGTCAAGAGGAAATTTCAAGGGAAAAAACATTTTCCGAGTTATCTTTTATATTCCCAATATTTTGAGTATCGTGGTAATTGCAGGTATTTTCGGAGCAATCTATGACCCGAGTAATGGTCTTTTGAATACCTTTTTAAGGGCTATTCATCTGGATGGACTGGCTCATCAGTGGATGGGCGATCCGAAAATTGTATTGTATTCTGTTATTTTTGCCCTGGTATGGCAGGCGATTGGATATTACATGGTTATGTACATGGCTAGTATGGCGGCGATTCCTGAGGATTTGTATGAGGCTGCTTCTTTGGACGGCTCCACAGAAATCCAGACTTTCTTCAAAGTTACTCTGCCTCTGATCTGGACGAATATTCGAACGACTTTAACTTTCTATATTATCAGTACGATAAATTTAAGCTTCCTGTTTGTACAGATTATGACAAATGGCGGGCCGAATGGAAAGACAGAAGTATTTTTGAACTACATGTACAAACAGGCCTACGGAGCAGGCGTGTATGGATATGGTATGGCGATTGGTGTTGTCGTATTTATCTTCTCATTTGCTCTGGCGGCAATTGTGAATCGAATTACAGACAGAGAAGTCTTAGAGTTTTAGAAAGGGGAGTGTAAAGAAGTATGAAAAAGAACAACGCAAGCCGAATTCTCTACAAAGTGTTCATCTACGTAGCTCTCCTTGCATTGGCAATATCGATCATAGTGCCGGTGGCCTGGGTGTTTATGGCAAGCGTAAAGAAAAATGCGGAATTTATTGGAGCGGATGTAAACCCTTGGGCGCTGCCGAAACAATTTTTCTATCAGAACTTTATTGTGGCTTTCCGGGATGCGCAGATGGGGGAATTCTTCTTAAACTCAGTGCTGGTGACGGCTACGGCTTTAATTTTGTTGCTGATTATTGCGCTGCCGGCTTCTTACGCGCTGTCGCGTTTTGAGTTTAAAGGGAGAAAAATTTTAAATCTGGCATTTATGGCAGGACTATTCATCAATGTGAACTATATAGTAGTTCCGATTTTCCTGATGCTCAGCGATGCGAACAGAATGTTTCATGTGGAAATTTTCTTGGACAACCGATTTTTATTGGCGCTGATTTACGCATCGACGCATCTGCCGTTTACAATTTACCTGCTCAGCAGCTATTTCCGTACTTTGCCAAAAGGCTTTGAAGAAGCGGCATATATCGATGGCTGCGGATACTTTAAGACAATGACAAAGATTATGATCCCTATGGCAAAGCCGAGCATCATTACCGTGATTCTGTTCAGTTTCCTGGCATTCTGGAATGAATATATCATTGCATATACTCTGATGGATGAACACGGGACGTTAGCAATGGGCTTAAAGAATCTGATGGCAGTGGAGAGAACTGCGACAAATTATGGTATTATGTATGCCGGACTGGTGGTTGTAATGCTCCCAGTATTGATTCTGTATATCTGTGTTCAGAAGCAGCTGACAGAGGGAATGACTCTTGGCGGATTAAAAGGATAGGAGGGAAATAATAATGAATCCTGTGATCAGAAATGTTATCATGCTGGTTGTGTTTGTTGTTTGCCTCGCTCTTGTCCTTGTGGGGCAGAAAAATATCAGTGCGACGGGCCTGGCTATGGAACTTGTGGGGCTGGTGGGCTTGTTGACTTTGCTTTTTGTCTACAACCGTAAATATAAGTAGTCAATGTTTAGAAGGATCTGAACGACTTATCGGTTATACCTCTTCTGCGGCAGGCTGTCTGACTAAAGTCAGAGCAGTCTGCGGCAGGAGGGGTATATTTATATATCAGAATTGAAAACAGGTATGACGGAGATGTTTTCGGAGGTGAAGATTGAAAACATTACAGGTTTTGCTGAAACCGGTATCATCAGCATGTGATATTAAATGTACTTATTGTTTTTATAGGGATGAGGCAGCTCACAGAAAAACAGAGAACGCAGGATATATGAAGAGAGAGGTAGCTTTGGCGGTGATTGAGAAAGCTCTGGAATTTGCGGATACTTGCACGTTTGCGTTCCAGGGCGGGGAACCTACGCTAGCTGGCCTGGATTTTTACCGAGAATTTGTGGAGTTGGTAAATACCCGAAAAGGGCGGGAACAGCAGATATATTACTCTATTCAGACAAATGCCTGCCGTTTGGATGAAAGTTGGGTTGGTTTCCTTAGAGAAAATCATTTTTTAGTCGGAGTTTCCCTGGATGGGGTTCGAAACACTCATGATGCCAATCGCAAGGACAGCGGCGGAGAGGGAACTTTTCACTCCGTATTTGAAAATGTGAGGAAGCTACAGCGGATGCAGGTACCATTTCATGTACTGTGTGTTCTGAACAGGCAGACGGCAGAACGGGCGGAGGCTATTTACCGCTTCTTTTGCAGAAAAGGGTTTTGGTATCAGCAGTATATTCCGTGCTTAGACTCTATTGGAGATGTCAGAGGAGAGCAGGAATATTCTTTGGGGCCGAAATTGTATGCGCAGGCTATGAAAAAGCTTTTTGATTTATGGTTTGAAGATCAGAGAATGGGAAAACCTATCTATATACGGCAGTTTTCCAACTATTTAGACATACTTAGAGGGGAACAGCCGGAAGCCTGCGCCATGTACGGCAGATGTAGCCTTCAGAATGTGATTGAGGCGGATGGAAGTGTATATCCTTGTGATTTTTATGCGCTGGACGAGTATTATATGGGAAACATTCTGGAGACGGATTTTGCCAGGTTACGAGAGGAAGCGCAGGAGGAACGACCAGGGAGCTTTTTTGAGTCGGCTGACCGGAGAGACGAACGCTGCGGAAGGTGCAGATGGTATCCTCTGTGCAGAGGCGGATGCAGAAGAGACTGTGTGGATGAGGGGGAGAGGCGGAGAAATTATTATTGTGAGGCATACCAGGAATTTTTCGAATATGCTGTTGAACGACTGGAATGGCTGGTCTCAAGAATGGGAAAGAGATAATCAGGAGACGCAGATGCGTCTCCTGAATTTCGTTTTAAAAGGCTTTCCCATTATCTGGCTGTAGCTGAGGAAAGGGTAGGGAGATAAGGACGGCCAGCTATGAGCTTTTCCCCGTCTGTGAATTTCTCAGGGCGGCCTTTGAGGGATTCAATAAGATGGCCGCGCAGAATACGTACTCGTTCCCGGCAGTCGGAATCTTTGATACGGTCTCTGAGTTCGTGAGGATCGTTTTCCAGGCAGAAATATTGTTCCTGTCCGGTTTGCGAATGCCAGATGTACTTGTCAGTTTCGGTGACGATCCAGTGATTGGAAAAGTCCCCATAGGAATGCTCTCCGTGAAGCCATGTACGTATGGAATTTTTGGGATTTTCTGTGAGCGTCAGTAGGTTGAAACCGTCCACGGTATCTGGAATCTCTCTCCCCGCAATGGACAAAAGAGTGGGCATTACATCTCTCAGTTCCGTCACTGCATGGCAGGTCTCAGAGGCTTTCAGCAGGGGAAGGACATTTTTGCCGGCGCTGATAATCAGCGGGATACGGCAGCTGCCCTCATAGGGCCGGGATTTGCGGAACATATGGTGGTCGCAAAGTTCTTCTCCGTGATCTGCGGTGAAGAGAATAACTGAGTCGTCATATAACTCTTGTTCAACCAGTGCCATGATGAGGCGGCCGATCTGGTGGTCCAGGTGAGTAATGCAGGCATAGTAGCCGATCTGGGCTTCACGGACCAGTTCAGGATCGAGAGGCCCGGTCTTAGAGTCGAAAATGCGGCCGTCTCGTTTCAAAAATTCATCTGTCTCCCAATCCCCCACAAAAGGAGGCTGCAGCGCTTTGCTTTTGTACAGGTCGAAGTAATACTGGGGCGCGTCAAATGGGGGATGAGGACGGAGATAGGAAGCCATCAGGAAAAACGGCTGACGGGGGTCTCTTCTCCTCAGGAAATCCAGGCTGCGCTCGGTCACCCAGTTGGTGGGGTGATACTTTTCTTCATGCATCCAGGGACGTGCCAGATAACTGTTGCAGTCGATTCCGGTGTCTGTCACATCCGTGGTCACGCCCAGCTCCTGTTTGAGCCAGTAAAAATAATCGTCTGCCACGAATTGAGATTCCCGGTAGGGAACGCTTCCATATCTGGCGGCGTGAAGATAACCGTCATGGAGCTCCACATTGTGAAAGCCCAGATAATTTCTAAGAGGGTGTACGTGCATTTTCCCTACACATTGGGTATAATATCCTGCTTTGGAGAGTTCTCCCGCCAGAGTGTGAGAGTAATTCCAGGGAATATTGTCTTCATAGCCCACACGGCCATGGTGGGACTGCTCCATTCCGGTATGCAGAGCGGCCCTGGCGGCGATGCAGCTGGGGCAGGCGCTGTAAGCACGGTCAAAAGATACGCCTTTGGCGGCCAGAGTATCCAGATAAGGGGTCTTTACGTCTGGATGACCGGCATACCCCAGACAATCTCCTCGAAGCTGGTCTGTCATAATTAAAATGATATTTGGCTGTTTCATATACGTTATCTCCTTGTTTTAATGATAAGAAATCGTGATGCAGCGGTCAGGTATTTCAAAGAGGGCTTGACTGTTTTGGGTGACTTTAAAGATGAGGAGAGTCAAAAAAACGTTCCTGCTTTCGGTCTGCGATAGCCTTTATGGAAGAGGCATATTCCGACGGAGTCATTCCAGTTACCTTTTTAAACTGTCTTGAAAAGTAATGGATGGAAGCATAGCCGAGTTTTTCTGAGATCTGGGTGAAATTCATCTGTTCACTGCGAATCAGCTGTTTGGCAGTGTCAATCTTCATTCTGGAAAAGTATTCGATAATACCAAGACCAGTTTTTCTCTGAAAAATTTTTTGGAGTTGTGACCGACCAATTAGA
Proteins encoded in this window:
- a CDS encoding sugar kinase, whose translation is MKKKIITFGEIMLRLAPEGYHRFIQADSFGATYGGGEANVAVSLANYGFDARFVTKLPNHEIGQAAVNSLRKYGVDTTHIVRGGDRIGIYFLEKGASQRPSKVIYDRANSSISTATSSDFDWEEIFHDADWFHFTGITPALSDSAAATCLDACKAAKEAGVTISCDLNYRNKLWSKEKARQIMGELCQYVDVCIANEEDAADVFEIRAADTDVSKGAVSREGYKDVARQLMERFHFSRVAITLRESLSASDNNWSAMLYDAERFCFSKKYQMHIVDRVGGGDSFGAGLICALLNGCSSQEAVDFAAAASCLKHSIEGDFNLVSADEVQKLAGGDGSGRVQR
- a CDS encoding bifunctional 4-hydroxy-2-oxoglutarate aldolase/2-dehydro-3-deoxy-phosphogluconate aldolase, with product MNQLLEKIKEFGIVPVVVLDNAKDAIPLAQALCDGGLPCAEITFRTDAAEDSIRILAKEFPHMLIGAGTVLTTEQVDRAVLAGAKFIVSPGLNSKIICHCAKKNIPIIPGCSTPSDVEQAIEHDLDVVKFFPAQQAGGLAYIKAIAAPYVGMKFMPTGGINAQNVKEYLTYDRVLACGGSWMVKNDLIQAGNFDKIKALTKEAIEIVKESRGN
- a CDS encoding AraC family transcriptional regulator, translated to MRESLKTKFSTRQYMLSEDFEIYYYSDRCVKKIENHTHSYCEFYLFLEGKVSMVIEGEPISLKKGDVVVIPPGVSHYARVEEPKETYSRFVFWVGSSYLKSLIDQSLSYGYLVRQATENKKYRFHNDVIAFHGIQSKVFRLIEELHSERFGKEEQVTICVRDLLLILNRLGSETENPKRRREGESLYQNLLWYIEEHLGEELSLEKLASVFFLSKYHIAHVFKENTGVSVCQYILKKRLLACKEAMAGEENLTQLCRRLGFQDYSCFYRAFRREFGMSPREYRETMQRTE
- the gnpA gene encoding 1,3-beta-galactosyl-N-acetylhexosamine phosphorylase produces the protein MAVRECTSGRVTIPTDVDVVKETLELVKRWGADAIRDCDGTDYPEELKNVNAKVYSTYYTTRKDNAWAKANPDEIQQMYIMTPFYTAVGGELRIHLMNHLYPDMLKVNDRDDITRWWEVIDRTTGEVLPVSQWRYDSASGDVVIGGAKEFHDYTVSFLAYIMWDPVHMYNAVTNGWTNFEKQITFDVRQPKTHAYSMERLRKYIEDNPHVDVLRFTTFFHQFTLIFDELAREKYVDWYGYSASVSPYILEQFEKEVGYKFRPEFIIDQGYMNNTYRIPSKEFQDFQAFQRREVAKLAKEMVDITHECKKEAMMFLGDHWIGMEPFMDEFKEIGLDAVVGSVGNGCTLRLISDIEGVKYTEGRFLPYFFPDTFHEGGDPVKEAKVNWVTARRAILRKPIDRIGYGGYLKLAMEFPEFIDYVESVCKEFRTLYENIKGTTPYCIKKVAVLNCWGKMRAWGNHMVHHAIYYKQNYSYAGVIEALSGAPFDVKFISFDDIRENPEILDDIDVILNVGDADTAYTGGENWTDERIITAVKRFVYNGGGFIGVGEPAAHQYEGHFFQLATIMGVEEENGFTLNMDKYNWEEHEHFITEDCKGEIDFGEGKKNVYAYEGTMILKQKDKEVQLAVNEFGKGRCVYISGLPYSFENSRLLYRSIIWSSHDEKDLHKWFSSNYNVEVHAYVKNGKYCVVNNTYEPQSTTVYKGDGSSFELDLDANEIIWYEI
- a CDS encoding AraC family transcriptional regulator, which produces MSYRHYSIKDTDIPKLNTRLLSISLVKDDKDWNSVFHTHHFTELFYVVSGEGKFLFRNETHHIKTGDLVIIPPYLEHTEQSVKGKSLEYYVIGIDKISFLAENGQTGIQAFCNFRDQSSVSDIFAQMLYEMRNDDYGSEIICQNLLEILILRIIRSQRLIPISINSERMTKECAQIKEYLDTNYTERITLDTLTSLTHMNKYYMAHSFAKYAGLSPIQYLNRRRLKIACTLLRDTDHSVSDIASSTGFSSQSYFTQSFRKYYGMTPLQYRQQNAETSV
- a CDS encoding carbohydrate ABC transporter substrate-binding protein, with the protein product MKRRVVKRLLALSLVSAMTVTGLAACGGGDSSSGSGDTGSEADGSGDGQVLKVAAFEGGNGTQIWEDIKTAFEEENEGVTVELEMSSQLDQDLTKEIRNGEVPDVVYYNLGQESGFTETMLKEKAVADISDVFDDELKGKLIDGILEGTDAQPYGDGSIYLAPIFYTPTGFWYNKNLIGEGKKYELPTTWDEFFALGDQAKEDGIALFTFPQSGYFDATMYSMLEQAGGIDFYNAALTYDENTWTSDEGRKVLDTLGKLVTPDYTQADTVANANADGGFKINQQNVIDGKALFMPNGNWVIGEMAASTPDDYEWGMMPAPKWEGDTTQAVYTFTEQMWIPADAENIDLAKEFVKFMYSDTVVDILLNNTTTNKETGETTAAPIVAPVKGAAEKLPEGTTKDCYEASTADDVVAVTGKWATTQPIEGLDMKKAVYSPVESINTGEMTVDDWQKQLVETWEKCAAALE